The proteins below come from a single Zhouia spongiae genomic window:
- the thiC gene encoding phosphomethylpyrimidine synthase ThiC, which translates to MKKDKTPGQQAITRAPFPNSRKVYVNGSLHPQIKVPMREITLSDTVDKFNGTKEPNEPVLVYDTSGPYTDPNTEIDVKKGLAPVREQWVTDRGDVEQLEALSSAYGNERLNNEKLDELRFQHLRKPLKAKKGQNVTQMHYAKKGIITPEMEYIAIRENQKLQEIKEITKQHPGNSFGASIPEVITPEFVRDEVASGRAVIPCNINHPESEPMIIGRNFLVKINANIGNSAVTSSIEEEVEKAVWACRWGADTIMDLSTGKNIHETREWILRNSPVPIGTVPIYQALEKVNGKAEDLTWEIFRDTLIEQAEQGVDYFTIHAGVLLRYVPHTAKRVTGIVSRGGSIMAKWCLAHHKENFLYTHFEEICEIMKAYDVSFSLGDGLRPGSIADANDYAQFAELETLGELTKIAWKHDVQTIIEGPGHIPMHMIKENMDKQLRECGEAPFYTLGPLTTDIAPGYDHITSGIGAAMIGWYGCAMLCYVTPKEHLGLPNKEDVKEGVITYKIAAHAADLAKGHPGAQHRDDAMSKARFEFRWEDQFNLALDPDTAREYHDETLPSENAKVAHFCSMCGPNFCSMKITQDVRNYAKEHGLEDEKALEEGMKKKSEEFKDKGSEVYL; encoded by the coding sequence ATGAAAAAAGACAAAACACCAGGTCAGCAGGCGATAACCAGAGCGCCTTTTCCTAATTCAAGGAAAGTATACGTTAACGGTAGCTTACATCCGCAGATTAAAGTGCCTATGCGTGAAATAACTTTAAGTGATACGGTAGATAAATTCAACGGAACCAAAGAACCCAACGAACCTGTTTTGGTTTATGATACTTCCGGACCCTATACCGATCCAAATACAGAAATTGATGTAAAGAAAGGATTAGCGCCTGTTCGTGAGCAATGGGTAACAGATCGTGGCGACGTGGAACAACTGGAGGCATTATCATCTGCTTATGGTAATGAACGCCTGAACAATGAAAAGTTAGACGAATTACGCTTTCAGCATCTAAGAAAACCATTGAAAGCTAAAAAAGGACAGAATGTTACCCAGATGCATTATGCTAAAAAGGGAATCATCACGCCTGAAATGGAATATATCGCTATCCGGGAAAACCAAAAACTACAGGAGATAAAGGAGATAACCAAACAACATCCGGGGAATTCATTCGGCGCAAGTATCCCTGAGGTAATTACTCCTGAATTTGTTCGTGATGAGGTGGCAAGCGGTCGTGCGGTAATTCCTTGTAATATTAATCACCCCGAGAGTGAACCGATGATCATCGGGCGTAATTTTCTGGTAAAGATCAATGCCAATATAGGTAACTCGGCAGTAACATCCTCGATCGAAGAAGAAGTAGAAAAAGCTGTTTGGGCATGCAGATGGGGAGCAGATACGATTATGGATCTTTCCACAGGGAAGAATATTCACGAAACCAGGGAGTGGATTCTCAGAAACTCTCCGGTGCCGATTGGAACTGTGCCAATCTATCAGGCATTGGAAAAAGTAAACGGAAAAGCAGAAGACCTTACCTGGGAAATTTTCAGGGATACCCTTATAGAACAAGCAGAGCAGGGAGTCGATTACTTTACTATTCATGCAGGTGTATTGTTGCGTTATGTGCCACATACCGCTAAGCGTGTTACCGGAATTGTGTCCCGTGGAGGATCCATCATGGCCAAGTGGTGTCTGGCGCATCATAAAGAGAACTTCCTGTATACACATTTCGAAGAGATCTGTGAAATTATGAAAGCATATGATGTTTCTTTCTCGCTTGGAGACGGATTGCGTCCGGGGAGTATAGCAGATGCAAATGATTATGCCCAGTTTGCAGAGCTGGAAACGCTGGGAGAATTAACCAAAATTGCCTGGAAGCACGACGTACAAACCATCATAGAAGGACCGGGGCATATTCCGATGCATATGATCAAAGAGAATATGGACAAGCAGTTAAGAGAGTGTGGTGAAGCACCTTTCTATACATTAGGGCCGCTTACTACCGATATTGCACCGGGGTATGATCACATTACAAGTGGTATCGGTGCAGCCATGATCGGATGGTATGGTTGTGCAATGTTGTGTTATGTTACTCCAAAAGAACATTTAGGACTACCAAACAAGGAAGACGTAAAAGAGGGGGTTATTACCTATAAAATCGCAGCACATGCGGCCGACCTGGCTAAAGGACACCCGGGCGCACAACACAGAGATGATGCCATGAGTAAAGCACGTTTCGAGTTTAGATGGGAAGATCAGTTTAATCTGGCGTTAGACCCTGATACGGCCAGGGAATACCACGACGAGACGCTTCCTTCGGAAAATGCCAAAGTAGCTCATTTTTGTTCTATGTGTGGTCCTAACTTCTGCTCGATGAAAATCACTCAGGATGTTAGAAACTATGCCAAAGAGCATGGGCTGGAAGATGAAAAGGCATTGGAAGAAGGTATGAAGAAGAAATCAGAAGAGTTTAAAGACAAGGGGAGCGAGGTGTACTTGTAA
- a CDS encoding 6-pyruvoyl trahydropterin synthase family protein: MSKIRITKQFDFETGHALYGYDGKCRNVHGHSYKLAVTVIGSPITDTSHVKLGMVIDFGDLKKIVKEDIVDVFDHATVFNKNTPHIELAKELQDRGHSVILVDYQPTSENMVIDFAEKIKARLPENVKLHSLKLQETETSFAQWYASDNE, from the coding sequence ATGTCAAAAATCCGCATCACCAAACAATTCGATTTTGAAACAGGTCACGCACTTTACGGCTATGACGGCAAATGCCGTAATGTACACGGACATAGTTACAAACTGGCCGTTACCGTAATTGGCTCGCCCATAACAGACACCAGCCATGTAAAACTGGGTATGGTAATTGACTTCGGAGACCTTAAAAAGATCGTAAAAGAAGACATTGTTGATGTTTTTGATCATGCTACCGTTTTTAATAAAAACACCCCGCATATCGAACTTGCTAAAGAACTGCAAGACCGCGGACATAGTGTTATTCTGGTCGACTATCAGCCGACCAGCGAAAACATGGTAATAGATTTTGCCGAAAAGATCAAAGCAAGATTGCCTGAAAACGTTAAACTACATTCTTTAAAACTTCAGGAAACAGAAACTTCTTTTGCTCAATGGTACGCCAGCGATAACGAATAA
- a CDS encoding thiamine phosphate synthase: MLIVITAENLIVNECRQLNAMFAAGLQILHLRKPGYTEKQYTKLLMGIETHYHQRIVLHDHHRLCKKVKVKGIHVKEAFRKQLGDRLYDYLQNYKKDGFTVSSSFHDVETLKSRVPFFDYVMLSPVFDSISKEGYHGKGFMVEGIKDNIIALGGVTGDKLKSLLEMGYSGAAVLGAVWKANNPQEAFSDIMKAQNVLNR, translated from the coding sequence ATGTTGATAGTTATTACCGCTGAAAATCTCATTGTGAATGAGTGCCGGCAGTTGAACGCTATGTTCGCTGCCGGACTACAGATTTTACATCTCAGGAAACCCGGTTATACCGAAAAACAATATACAAAGTTGTTAATGGGGATAGAAACGCACTATCACCAAAGAATAGTATTACACGATCATCATAGGCTCTGTAAAAAGGTTAAGGTAAAGGGGATTCATGTAAAGGAAGCATTCCGGAAGCAATTGGGAGATCGGCTCTATGATTACCTCCAAAATTACAAAAAAGACGGGTTTACAGTCAGCAGTTCTTTTCACGATGTTGAGACTTTAAAATCAAGAGTGCCCTTTTTTGATTATGTAATGTTAAGTCCGGTTTTTGATTCCATTTCAAAAGAAGGGTATCATGGTAAAGGGTTTATGGTAGAAGGAATTAAAGATAACATAATAGCTTTGGGAGGTGTAACCGGAGATAAATTAAAAAGCCTGTTAGAAATGGGATATAGCGGAGCAGCAGTTTTAGGTGCTGTCTGGAAAGCAAATAATCCTCAAGAGGCCTTTTCAGATATAATGAAAGCTCAGAATGTTCTGAATCGCTGA
- a CDS encoding 2OG-Fe(II) oxygenase: MSELFEQLDFVEDPLFEKVIADILDRHYSVVDNFFSAEEVDLLRNSLLQKYEDDRFKKSAVGNRTNEFIEKQIRGDFIHWINENEKNDAEQLFFNRINSLTDYLNRTCFMGILHKEFHYAVYPEGTFYRRHLDTFQNDDRRVLSVVCYLNDESWDLKNGGELTLYLDNDGKEEEMNLYPLPGRVVIFESQLIEHEVKHVIASERLSITGWLKTR; the protein is encoded by the coding sequence GTGAGCGAGCTGTTTGAGCAGTTGGATTTCGTTGAAGATCCGCTGTTCGAGAAGGTTATTGCCGATATACTGGATCGGCATTATAGTGTAGTGGATAATTTCTTTTCTGCGGAGGAAGTTGATCTGTTGCGCAATTCATTGTTGCAAAAATATGAAGATGACCGGTTTAAGAAATCGGCTGTCGGAAACCGGACCAACGAATTTATCGAAAAACAGATACGAGGCGATTTTATTCATTGGATCAATGAAAATGAGAAAAATGATGCCGAGCAATTATTCTTCAATAGAATAAACAGCCTGACAGATTACCTGAACAGAACTTGCTTTATGGGAATTCTTCACAAAGAGTTTCACTATGCCGTATATCCCGAAGGAACTTTTTACAGACGTCATCTGGACACATTTCAGAATGACGATCGTAGAGTACTGTCGGTGGTGTGTTATCTGAATGACGAGAGTTGGGATTTGAAAAACGGGGGTGAATTAACACTGTACCTCGATAATGACGGTAAAGAAGAAGAAATGAACTTGTATCCGTTGCCGGGGAGGGTCGTTATTTTTGAAAGTCAGCTTATCGAACATGAGGTAAAACACGTTATTGCCTCCGAACGTTTGAGTATTACCGGCTGGCTAAAGACCAGGTAG
- the thiS gene encoding sulfur carrier protein ThiS yields the protein MMMTVNVNNEVVRIPEKSPLSFLLSHLNMSADGIAIALANNVVPKSEWETTQLEENQNILIIKATQGG from the coding sequence ATGATGATGACAGTAAACGTAAACAATGAGGTGGTCCGAATTCCTGAAAAAAGCCCGCTTTCTTTTTTATTATCTCATTTAAACATGTCGGCCGATGGTATCGCTATTGCCCTTGCCAATAATGTAGTGCCAAAGTCAGAATGGGAAACCACCCAATTAGAAGAAAATCAGAACATCTTAATTATCAAGGCAACGCAGGGAGGGTAG